The proteins below are encoded in one region of Bacteroides uniformis:
- a CDS encoding HNH endonuclease, whose protein sequence is MGHIRLKGLFGTPVMYKEATGWFEKAYELGIYDSVDFLCDLYEGLYSRGMRDIRKYRLWSDVRKSLEKGGSRTGLAMPSSANGGNVPVFGEANGRQYIIIGGEKAYVDLLVAETFLVNPDPKAYTEVEHIDGDMSNNAADNLRWIKKQ, encoded by the coding sequence ATGGGGCATATACGCCTCAAAGGGCTGTTTGGGACTCCCGTAATGTACAAGGAAGCGACAGGATGGTTCGAGAAGGCCTATGAACTGGGGATATATGACAGTGTGGACTTCCTCTGTGACCTGTATGAAGGTCTGTATTCACGGGGCATGAGGGACATCAGGAAATACAGGTTATGGTCGGATGTCAGAAAAAGCCTTGAAAAAGGAGGTTCCCGTACCGGTCTGGCAATGCCATCATCCGCAAATGGAGGCAATGTACCGGTATTCGGGGAGGCAAACGGCAGACAGTACATCATCATCGGCGGGGAGAAGGCTTATGTCGATCTCCTCGTTGCTGAGACATTCCTGGTCAATCCTGATCCGAAGGCCTATACGGAAGTGGAGCATATTGACGGCGACATGTCCAACAATGCGGCTGATAATCTCAGATGGATAAAAAAGCAATAA
- a CDS encoding RNA polymerase sigma-70 factor, with the protein MQEKGGDSISHFRQVYDELYPKLMVHACKFVDEEVAEDIVHDVFVAYWEQHHMIVSSRLAAFLFKATQNSCLNYLKHQKVVENYREQWQLAIDRCEYYNQKIESTVSMSETNEELNYKLLENAIRQLPPRRAEALNLFYFEGKSQKDIANQMHVSLRTVQTHLAQAIAELRKSLRHVGIWIALMLNYILL; encoded by the coding sequence ATGCAAGAAAAGGGGGGGGATTCTATCAGTCATTTTAGACAAGTTTATGATGAACTGTATCCTAAATTGATGGTTCATGCATGTAAATTTGTTGATGAAGAGGTTGCTGAAGATATAGTACATGATGTATTTGTCGCTTACTGGGAACAACATCATATGATTGTTTCCAGTAGGCTGGCCGCCTTTCTATTCAAAGCCACGCAAAACAGTTGTCTAAACTATCTGAAGCACCAAAAGGTAGTGGAGAACTACCGGGAACAGTGGCAACTGGCCATTGATCGTTGTGAATATTACAACCAGAAAATTGAATCGACTGTTTCGATGTCTGAAACGAATGAGGAGTTGAACTATAAGTTGCTGGAAAATGCAATCAGGCAATTGCCTCCCAGACGTGCGGAAGCTTTAAACTTATTCTACTTCGAAGGGAAGTCACAAAAGGACATAGCCAATCAGATGCATGTGTCCTTACGTACGGTACAGACACACCTTGCCCAAGCCATCGCGGAATTGCGCAAGTCCTTGAGGCATGTCGGAATTTGGATTGCTCTAATGTTGAATTATATATTACTGTAA
- a CDS encoding tetratricopeptide repeat protein, which produces MKTETKRILEKAQAGDAEAQYLTGLYYEDKGNADEAFLWYDRSATQGFVYGINAVAIYYLKGMAVKHDTGKAIALLESIADKFPTAKANLGHIYLEGQGMSAGYRERYRVTRTGCGFR; this is translated from the coding sequence ATGAAAACAGAAACAAAAAGAATTTTGGAAAAGGCCCAGGCAGGTGATGCAGAGGCTCAGTATCTAACCGGTCTGTATTATGAGGATAAGGGAAATGCCGACGAGGCTTTCCTATGGTATGACCGTTCGGCTACACAGGGATTCGTATATGGAATCAACGCCGTTGCCATATATTACCTGAAAGGGATGGCTGTAAAGCATGATACCGGCAAGGCAATCGCTCTTCTAGAGAGTATTGCAGATAAATTCCCCACAGCCAAAGCCAATCTGGGCCATATATACCTGGAAGGGCAGGGGATGTCCGCAGGATATAGGGAAAGGTATCGGGTTACTCGGACAGGCTGCGGATTCAGGTGA
- a CDS encoding S41 family peptidase gives MKKTLAILALGLTAIAGHAATPLWMRDVQISPDGTEIAFCYKGDIYKVPAKGGTATQLTTQESYECTPIWSPDGKQIAFASDRYGNFDVFVMPADGGTAQRLTTHSTGEIPSTFTPDGKYILFSASIQDPASSALFPTSAMTELYKVPATGGRTEQVLGTPAEAVCFDKAGHQFLYQDRKGFEDEWRKHHTSSITRDIWLYDAKTGIHTNLTDRAGEDRNPVLSPDGRTVYFLSERNGGSFNVYAFPLAQPREVKPITSFKTHPVRFLSMSDGETLCYSYDGEIYTQQPDATPKKVAIELVRDDRPQFANLQSSDGATSAVVSPDGKQIAFTLRGEVFVTSADYATTKQVTHTPAREAGLSFATDNRTLAYASERGGNWQLYLAKIARKEDPNFPNATLIEEEVLLPSTTVERAYPQFSPDGKELAFIEDRIRLMVLNLETKKVRQITDGSTWYSTGGGFDYAWSPDGKWFTLEFTGNKHDPYSDIGLVSAEGGKDIINLTNSGYMSGYPHFALDGNAILFTTERYGMRAHASWGSLNDAMLVFLNQDAYDKYCLSKEDYELRKELEKEQKKSAGKDTPQDKNKDKKKKDDKKDSNADEKDDQPKDIVVELKGIEDRVVRLTPNSSDMGSTIISKDGETLYYLAAFEGGYDLWKMNLRKKETRLLHKMDAGWADMQLDKDGKSLFLLGSHKMQKMDTSSDALTPITFQVDAKMDLAAEREYMFDHVYRQQQKRFYNTSMHGVDWDKMTAAYRRFLPHIDNNYDFAELLSEWLGELNVSHTGGRFYPKGQSEPTASLGLFFDWNYTGRGMLIAEVVEKGPFDTANTRVKAGTVIEKIDGVEITPDADYYTLLNNKARKKTLVSLFDPQTKERWEEVVIPITNGAFSDLLYSRWVKQRAADVDRWSGGRLGYVHIESMGDDSFRSVYSDILGKYNNREGIVIDTRFNGGGRLHEDIEILFSGQKYFTQVVRGRETCDMPSRRWNKPSIMVMCEANYSNAHGTPWVYSHRGLGKLVGMPVPGTMTSVSWERLQDPSLVFGIPVVGYRLSDGSYLENSQLEPDIKVANSPETIVKGEDTQLKAAVEELLKELEK, from the coding sequence ATGAAAAAAACCCTTGCAATCCTTGCACTAGGCCTTACTGCCATTGCCGGACATGCCGCCACGCCGCTCTGGATGCGCGATGTGCAAATCTCTCCCGACGGTACGGAAATCGCATTCTGCTACAAAGGAGACATCTACAAGGTGCCGGCCAAAGGTGGAACCGCCACACAGCTTACTACCCAAGAGAGCTACGAATGTACCCCCATATGGTCGCCGGACGGCAAACAAATAGCCTTTGCCAGCGACAGATACGGCAACTTCGACGTATTCGTGATGCCGGCAGACGGCGGAACCGCCCAACGGCTCACTACCCACTCCACCGGTGAGATACCCTCCACATTCACTCCGGACGGAAAGTATATCTTGTTTTCCGCATCCATCCAGGACCCGGCAAGCAGCGCTCTTTTCCCCACTTCGGCCATGACCGAGCTTTACAAAGTACCTGCAACGGGAGGGCGTACGGAGCAAGTGCTGGGCACCCCTGCCGAAGCGGTCTGCTTCGACAAGGCGGGCCATCAGTTCCTCTACCAAGACCGCAAGGGATTTGAAGATGAATGGAGAAAGCACCACACCTCCTCCATCACCCGCGACATCTGGCTGTATGATGCAAAGACGGGTATCCATACCAACCTCACCGACCGCGCGGGCGAAGACCGCAACCCGGTGTTGTCACCCGATGGAAGAACGGTTTACTTTTTGAGTGAGAGAAACGGCGGCTCATTCAACGTGTATGCCTTCCCGCTGGCACAGCCCCGAGAGGTGAAGCCCATCACCAGCTTCAAGACACATCCCGTGCGCTTCCTCTCCATGAGTGACGGCGAGACGTTGTGCTACAGTTACGACGGCGAAATCTATACCCAGCAGCCGGATGCCACCCCGAAGAAAGTCGCCATAGAACTGGTGCGCGATGACCGGCCGCAATTCGCCAACCTGCAGTCTTCCGACGGAGCCACCTCTGCCGTTGTGTCCCCGGACGGAAAACAGATTGCCTTCACGCTGCGCGGAGAAGTCTTTGTCACTTCGGCAGACTATGCCACTACCAAGCAGGTGACGCACACACCGGCACGCGAAGCGGGCCTCTCCTTTGCGACGGACAACCGCACCCTGGCCTACGCCAGCGAGCGAGGCGGCAACTGGCAGCTCTACCTTGCCAAGATAGCCCGCAAGGAAGACCCTAACTTCCCGAACGCCACGCTGATTGAAGAAGAAGTGCTGCTGCCCTCCACCACCGTGGAACGTGCCTATCCGCAATTCTCGCCCGACGGCAAGGAACTCGCCTTCATCGAAGACCGCATCCGGCTGATGGTGCTCAATCTGGAGACGAAGAAGGTGCGCCAGATTACGGACGGCTCCACCTGGTACAGCACCGGCGGAGGATTTGACTACGCATGGTCGCCGGACGGTAAATGGTTTACACTTGAGTTCACGGGTAACAAGCACGACCCCTACTCCGACATCGGCCTGGTCAGCGCAGAGGGAGGCAAAGACATCATCAACCTCACCAATAGCGGCTACATGAGCGGCTATCCCCACTTTGCGCTGGACGGCAACGCCATCCTTTTCACCACCGAACGCTACGGCATGCGTGCCCATGCCTCATGGGGCTCGCTGAACGACGCCATGCTCGTCTTCCTCAACCAAGACGCCTACGACAAATACTGCCTGAGCAAAGAAGACTACGAACTGCGCAAGGAGCTGGAGAAGGAACAAAAGAAGTCTGCCGGAAAAGACACCCCCCAAGACAAAAACAAGGATAAAAAGAAGAAAGACGACAAGAAAGACAGCAATGCTGACGAAAAAGATGACCAGCCGAAAGACATCGTCGTAGAGCTGAAAGGCATCGAAGACCGTGTGGTGCGCCTCACCCCGAATTCTTCCGACATGGGCAGCACCATCATCTCCAAGGATGGCGAGACACTCTACTACCTGGCAGCCTTCGAAGGCGGCTACGACCTCTGGAAGATGAATCTGCGCAAGAAAGAGACCCGCCTGCTGCACAAGATGGATGCCGGATGGGCGGACATGCAGCTGGACAAGGACGGCAAAAGCCTCTTCCTGCTGGGCAGCCACAAGATGCAGAAAATGGACACTTCATCCGACGCGCTGACCCCCATCACCTTCCAGGTAGATGCCAAGATGGACCTGGCTGCGGAGCGCGAATACATGTTCGACCACGTGTACCGCCAGCAGCAGAAGCGATTCTACAACACCTCGATGCACGGAGTGGACTGGGACAAGATGACCGCCGCCTATCGCCGCTTCCTGCCCCATATCGACAATAACTATGACTTTGCCGAGCTGCTGAGCGAATGGCTGGGCGAACTGAACGTATCTCACACCGGTGGCCGTTTCTATCCCAAAGGGCAGTCCGAGCCTACTGCCAGTCTGGGACTATTCTTCGACTGGAACTACACGGGCCGGGGCATGCTCATTGCCGAAGTGGTGGAGAAAGGCCCCTTCGACACAGCCAACACCCGGGTGAAAGCCGGCACAGTCATCGAGAAGATAGACGGCGTGGAAATCACCCCCGATGCAGACTACTACACGCTGCTCAACAACAAGGCACGGAAGAAGACACTTGTTTCCCTCTTCGACCCACAGACCAAGGAACGCTGGGAAGAGGTCGTTATCCCCATCACGAACGGTGCGTTCAGTGATTTGCTCTACAGCCGCTGGGTGAAACAGCGTGCGGCAGACGTTGACCGATGGTCGGGTGGCCGATTGGGTTACGTGCACATCGAGTCTATGGGAGACGACAGTTTCCGTTCCGTCTACTCGGACATCCTGGGAAAATACAACAACCGCGAAGGCATCGTCATCGACACCCGTTTCAATGGCGGTGGACGCTTGCACGAGGATATAGAAATACTTTTCAGTGGACAAAAATACTTCACCCAAGTGGTGCGCGGTCGCGAGACGTGCGACATGCCCAGCCGCCGCTGGAACAAACCCTCCATCATGGTGATGTGCGAGGCCAACTACTCCAATGCGCACGGCACGCCGTGGGTTTACAGCCACCGCGGACTGGGCAAGCTGGTAGGCATGCCCGTGCCGGGAACCATGACCAGCGTGTCGTGGGAACGCCTGCAAGACCCGTCATTGGTATTCGGCATCCCCGTCGTGGGCTACCGCCTGTCGGACGGCAGCTATCTGGAGAACTCGCAGCTGGAGCCGGACATCAAAGTAGCCAATTCACCCGAGACCATCGTGAAGGGAGAAGACACACAGCTGAAAGCTGCCGTAGAGGAACTGCTGAAGGAACTCGAAAAATAA
- a CDS encoding BT4734/BF3469 family protein, with translation MKTTLTEKINWTKYNLAYPELGDVIQMIRTGDMQLHDNEFGDYTLKQAIEHIRSVAPGDMRKWKARLLPAVAYNGTFRELNGAGLIEYSRVTALDFDHIATPDEMIRLRNKLMITECVLSVFVTPSGNGLKALVLHDNTDPARHEDLYGQLLDKFYVANRNDASCKDLARRNYLSYDPDIWTNPNPEPYPYVPTIKPQVQMPQSSGTRTVSDKSIISIMNSHWKRNNPEYWKKGNRGNCIFRLACWMCKWGVDEELATEYFIDGWEDDTMDEKEIRSHVGNAYKTEEKNFGTLIFTIH, from the coding sequence ATGAAAACGACATTGACAGAAAAGATTAATTGGACAAAGTACAACCTGGCTTATCCTGAGTTAGGAGATGTTATACAGATGATTCGCACGGGAGACATGCAATTGCATGACAATGAGTTTGGAGACTATACATTGAAGCAGGCAATAGAGCATATCAGAAGTGTAGCTCCAGGTGACATGCGGAAATGGAAAGCCAGACTCCTGCCCGCTGTTGCCTATAACGGTACATTCAGGGAACTTAACGGTGCGGGGCTGATTGAATACTCGCGTGTGACGGCATTGGATTTTGACCATATAGCAACACCGGATGAAATGATCCGGTTACGGAACAAGCTGATGATAACCGAATGTGTCCTGAGTGTTTTTGTTACACCCAGTGGAAATGGACTGAAGGCTCTGGTTTTGCATGACAATACAGATCCGGCCAGACATGAAGATTTGTATGGACAGCTACTGGATAAATTCTATGTGGCAAACAGAAATGATGCAAGCTGTAAAGACCTGGCACGCAGAAATTATCTGAGTTACGATCCTGACATCTGGACCAATCCAAATCCTGAACCGTACCCTTATGTCCCCACCATAAAGCCACAGGTACAGATGCCACAATCATCCGGGACAAGAACAGTGTCGGACAAAAGCATCATCAGCATCATGAACTCCCACTGGAAAAGGAACAATCCTGAATATTGGAAAAAAGGCAACAGGGGAAACTGCATCTTCAGGTTAGCCTGCTGGATGTGCAAATGGGGTGTTGACGAGGAATTGGCTACTGAGTATTTCATTGATGGCTGGGAAGATGACACAATGGATGAAAAGGAAATCAGAAGCCATGTGGGCAACGCCTATAAGACCGAAGAGAAGAACTTCGGAACATTGATATTTACAATACACTGA
- a CDS encoding FecR family protein codes for MDLNVLKRFLNHSASEEDYKKINKWRREEPANSTFLFSLEEIWSKKEEANYATKIHLNASYQKMIEKMMSRSESKIKEQETYNTTQKNDIHKPKSSLFLKITASIAIVLSVGLGTLYYMEVTRPVGFNTVIVPNSQTANLVLEDGTHIWLNSGSRFTYPTKFARGYRTVKLAGEALFQVNRDEHKPFLVETERLKVRVLGTTFNVKSYSGEDPTVLLKEGQVEVYTDKNKNIRIKPNQMLTVSLETGLSSIREMDASTAGTWRTGELMFPGETLKTIVLELKRKFDREIVIEDPSLEKKRFFCHVHRESTLTEVLDLLQESGQLTYLEKEHIFIIRKEDN; via the coding sequence ATGGATTTAAATGTATTAAAGCGTTTTTTAAATCATTCCGCTTCGGAGGAGGATTACAAAAAGATCAACAAATGGAGAAGGGAAGAACCTGCTAACTCGACTTTTTTGTTCTCGTTGGAGGAAATCTGGTCGAAAAAAGAAGAAGCCAACTATGCAACAAAGATACATCTGAATGCATCTTACCAAAAGATGATAGAGAAGATGATGAGTAGATCTGAATCCAAAATTAAGGAACAGGAGACATACAATACAACACAAAAAAACGATATCCATAAACCTAAATCATCACTCTTCCTAAAAATAACTGCATCAATAGCAATTGTATTGTCAGTAGGGTTGGGAACGTTATATTACATGGAGGTTACACGACCGGTTGGATTTAATACGGTAATTGTCCCCAACTCGCAGACAGCCAATTTGGTATTGGAGGATGGTACACACATCTGGTTGAACTCAGGTAGCCGGTTTACTTATCCCACCAAATTTGCTAGGGGTTACCGTACGGTCAAACTGGCAGGTGAGGCTTTGTTTCAAGTGAACCGTGATGAACACAAGCCGTTTTTGGTGGAAACGGAGAGGTTGAAAGTACGTGTACTGGGTACTACATTTAATGTGAAATCGTATTCCGGTGAGGATCCAACAGTTCTCTTAAAAGAAGGGCAGGTGGAAGTGTATACTGATAAGAATAAAAATATACGGATAAAGCCCAATCAAATGCTGACAGTCTCTCTCGAAACGGGTCTGAGTTCGATTCGTGAAATGGATGCTTCTACGGCTGGTACGTGGCGGACGGGGGAACTGATGTTCCCCGGGGAAACACTGAAGACCATTGTGTTGGAATTGAAACGGAAATTCGACAGGGAAATTGTCATTGAAGATCCTTCGCTTGAAAAAAAACGGTTCTTCTGCCACGTGCATAGGGAATCGACCTTGACGGAGGTCTTGGACCTGTTGCAGGAAAGTGGGCAATTGACGTATCTGGAAAAAGAACATATATTTATAATAAGAAAGGAGGACAATTAA
- a CDS encoding DUF3871 family protein, with the protein METMTNELTVIPRTIGMVTRMMDAVNIEDAVIVSEEEQKEHPNFIESNTSGITLEELERNCIVPSFGDNQLTISHQKFIHQVEDAAKVYFTGENFGNTEIRVSHKILGRVPGALTKRKEELRPEDETIYYQRMAFCFHIRSMSRMMNGEEVHLCIGGVRSLNEENLYARKSPEKFKIFIGWRVRVCSNLDSHLIRLQTVLPDYPYDRLDLIEKYAGFTGTDYISIHYFPFKISVPSVTLYQFPTQFLRSLTVPHLPLLQCRLHNHIRIPFQFIVGNVGELRYVVKVDVRDRCSGQVTDTFHFTVKPDEKIHVRTALERRIAHKTLELIDHKEA; encoded by the coding sequence ATGGAAACAATGACTAATGAACTTACTGTCATTCCAAGAACAATCGGAATGGTAACAAGAATGATGGATGCAGTTAATATCGAAGATGCTGTAATCGTATCTGAAGAAGAACAGAAAGAGCATCCTAATTTTATTGAGAGTAACACTTCGGGTATTACACTTGAAGAACTTGAAAGGAACTGTATTGTCCCTAGTTTTGGGGATAACCAGCTTACAATCAGCCACCAGAAATTTATCCACCAGGTAGAGGATGCCGCGAAAGTATATTTTACCGGAGAGAACTTTGGTAACACGGAAATCAGAGTATCACATAAAATCCTGGGCAGGGTTCCGGGAGCATTGACAAAAAGGAAAGAAGAGCTTAGACCGGAGGACGAGACCATCTATTATCAACGTATGGCTTTCTGTTTTCATATCCGTTCCATGAGCAGAATGATGAACGGCGAGGAAGTACATTTATGTATCGGAGGTGTAAGAAGCCTGAACGAGGAAAACTTATACGCCCGAAAATCACCCGAGAAATTCAAGATCTTTATCGGGTGGAGGGTTCGTGTGTGTTCAAATCTGGATAGTCACCTCATCCGGCTTCAGACTGTTTTGCCCGATTATCCTTATGATCGACTTGACCTCATTGAGAAATATGCAGGCTTCACGGGAACAGACTATATTTCCATCCACTATTTTCCTTTCAAAATATCCGTCCCTTCTGTAACGTTGTATCAGTTCCCCACACAGTTTCTCCGCAGTCTCACCGTTCCTCATCTGCCTCTCCTTCAATGTCGGCTCCACAATCACATCAGGATCCCATTCCAGTTTATAGTAGGGAATGTTGGCGAATTGAGGTATGTAGTCAAGGTAGATGTCAGGGACAGGTGTAGCGGACAAGTAACAGATACGTTTCACTTCACTGTCAAGCCGGATGAGAAAATTCATGTCCGTACTGCCCTTGAACGTCGCATCGCCCATAAGACATTGGAACTCATCGACCACAAAGAGGCATGA
- a CDS encoding GDSL-type esterase/lipase family protein → MKHLFFALLYFFATVATAQTLSEYPDFERYQKDNERIIQNKTYPKVIFIGNSITDGWASKRPVFFTGHQFLGRGISGQTSPQLLLRFQKDVIDLKPKAVVINIGTNDIAENTGKYSIEYTVSNIKSMVELAKSHKIKVYLSSVLPVDVYPWRKDITDAVKQIYELNVRIRQLAKAKHVHYIDYFSEMSKENGGMIDEYTYDGVHPTDKGYEVMEKIVLSAIK, encoded by the coding sequence ATGAAACACTTATTCTTTGCTCTTCTGTACTTTTTCGCAACAGTGGCAACGGCCCAAACACTGAGCGAGTATCCTGATTTTGAAAGATATCAAAAGGATAATGAACGCATCATTCAAAACAAAACTTATCCGAAAGTGATTTTTATCGGAAATTCCATTACCGACGGATGGGCTAGCAAACGCCCCGTTTTTTTTACAGGTCATCAATTTTTAGGTCGTGGCATCAGCGGTCAAACCAGTCCGCAACTCCTGCTCCGCTTCCAAAAAGATGTGATTGACCTTAAACCAAAAGCTGTTGTCATCAACATCGGTACGAACGACATAGCCGAAAATACTGGTAAGTACAGCATCGAATATACGGTGAGTAACATCAAATCAATGGTAGAGTTAGCCAAATCACATAAAATCAAAGTGTATCTTTCTTCGGTTCTTCCGGTTGATGTGTATCCTTGGAGAAAAGACATTACGGATGCAGTGAAACAGATTTATGAGCTGAATGTGCGGATCCGGCAACTTGCCAAAGCAAAACATGTACACTACATTGATTACTTCAGTGAAATGAGCAAAGAGAACGGAGGCATGATTGATGAATATACGTATGATGGTGTCCACCCTACAGATAAAGGATATGAGGTTATGGAAAAAATCGTATTGTCTGCCATCAAATAG
- a CDS encoding DnaJ domain-containing protein has translation MGAAKWIGGIIGFMAGGPLGALAGFVFGSLFDTDSSDAGSYYGEEPTHGTTYTGQRNSFLFSMLVMASYIIRADGRIMHSEMEFVRRFLRSTFGEAAVGEGERILLNLFEQRKQMDRQNPLAFKNTIRDCGTQIAANLTYEERLQLLVFLVEIAKSDGHVCNEEIEALKEVAMYMGLSVKEVESMLNLGGSSLNEAYKVLEIEPTATNDEVRAAYRRLALKHHPDRVATLGEDIKKAAEEKFQSINNAKEQIYKARGMK, from the coding sequence ATGGGAGCAGCTAAATGGATAGGCGGCATCATCGGCTTCATGGCCGGAGGACCGCTGGGAGCCTTGGCAGGTTTTGTATTCGGTTCACTGTTCGACACCGATTCAAGTGACGCAGGCAGTTATTATGGAGAAGAACCAACGCACGGCACTACCTATACCGGGCAACGGAACAGTTTCCTCTTCTCCATGCTCGTGATGGCTTCGTACATTATCCGTGCAGACGGGCGCATCATGCATAGTGAAATGGAATTCGTCCGCCGCTTTCTGAGAAGCACATTCGGTGAGGCTGCCGTGGGCGAGGGAGAACGGATACTGCTCAACCTCTTCGAACAGCGCAAGCAGATGGACAGACAAAACCCACTGGCATTTAAAAACACCATCCGTGACTGTGGAACGCAGATTGCCGCCAACCTGACATACGAGGAACGCTTGCAACTGCTGGTATTCTTGGTAGAAATTGCCAAAAGCGACGGACACGTCTGCAACGAGGAGATAGAAGCCTTGAAAGAAGTGGCCATGTACATGGGACTATCGGTCAAGGAAGTGGAATCCATGCTTAACCTAGGCGGTAGCTCACTGAACGAGGCCTACAAAGTACTTGAAATTGAACCCACTGCCACCAATGACGAAGTGCGTGCTGCTTACCGCCGCCTAGCCTTGAAACACCATCCCGACCGGGTGGCAACGCTGGGCGAAGACATCAAGAAAGCCGCAGAAGAGAAGTTCCAAAGCATCAACAATGCCAAAGAACAGATATACAAGGCACGAGGTATGAAATGA